The window GGGCcttgtctgttttttttctaaatccaATAGAGtaatactactactactacatATATTTTAGGGGAGAAGCTACATTATAGAGAAGGCCGCCCCCCTTAATTTTTTGAACTTCCCATttagtccttatatttttttttatcttttctcacagatcaaaattaaaatgtatgaattgccccccccccccccaaacttttcttttttcttgtcattgGGAAAATCTGCCCCccttgaaaaaaatttctagCTTTGCCACTGCATATCATCACTACTGCCATCACCTTCTGATGAAATATTACGTCTTATACTCTTTATTGGTTGCCTCTTCAGGGTATGCAATCAGATAATGGTTCAATGGTTTATTATTGGCCTAGCTATCCATATGCTTCAGGGACGGTAGTTGGTGTTGAGGGGCAAAGTGTTGCTCAACAGCCATATTATTCTTCCTCTGGTTATCTACAGCATCCTGTGTCCTATGGATTAGAAACCATGCCTTGTTATTCATGGGATTCAACATATGTTGGTGATGTCTCAAATGGAAATGCTGGTTTTGAAAATGGAAAAAGTGGCACAGGTTCCACTGCTTTTGCCAAGTCAAGTGGATTCAACTCTGTAAAATCTAATAGCAACGTTGGAAGCAAATTTTCCAAGCCTATGTATACACAACCTGCAAGACCTATGACCAAGGTATATAACCCTCTTGgagcatgtttaattttttccagaAATCATCTTTagcatttttctcatttttattggAGCAGTGGTTTTGTTGAGCGGAAATTGCTTGAGTTTTTGAAACtacatttcttttccttccatTTCTAGATACTCTTAATATTCTTTGaacttctttctttattttatcataaaagcTGTTTCAAGAATAACTGAACTTTGTATGGTATGCATTGTGTTAAGGGATTctttttgaaagtgttttgcTGATGTGACCAATCAATTTACAGGTTTCTCCGCTGGGTTCAGATTTTTCAGCAGGCCTTTACAAGGGATACCAACCTATGGGAAAGTTTCCTCCATTTACTGGCCAAAAACAAGGTCCATTCCCGCACAGTGGTCCATTGAACTACAGGCAAAATGTAAGAATGTGGAATGGGAATTACAGAAACAAACCAAGGGATAGATTCAATAGAAATGGTGATTTTGAAAACCAAACTGAATTAACTCGTGGTCCTAGGGCATCCATAAAAAATGCTCCTTTGGACGACTCGGTAAAAAATAATGCTCCATTGGACTCCTCAGTGAAGGACATGCTGGGATTTGCAATGCATAAGGAGCAATACAACTTACCAGATTTTGAAACTGAGTATTCAAATGCCAAGTTTTTTGTTATCAAGTCTTACAATGAAGATGATATTCACAAGAGCATTAAATATGATGTATGGGCAAGTACCCCAAATGGCAATAAGAAGCTAGATGCAGCATTCCACAATGCAGAAGAGGTTTCAAGTGAGACCGGCACCAAATGTCcaattttcctctttttttcagtAAGTTggaaacacatttttttttctttttgtgaagAGTTTGTCATCTCTCTAAATACTCATTATGCCCTTATATACTTTAAATGACCTAgtcatttttttctgtttggttgTGCCCTTGGTTTATTATAATGTCAGGTAAATGGAAGTGGACAGTTTGTTGGCTTAGCTGAGATGGTTGGTCAGGTAGACTTCAATAAAGACATGGATTTTTGGCAAATTGACAAGTGGAATGGTTTCTTCCCAGTTAAGTGGCATGTAATAAAAGACATTCCTAACGGTCAGCTGCGGCATATTGTGCTTGAAAATAACGATGGGCATTCTGTAACTTTCAGCCGGGACACTCAAGAGGTATCTcctatattcttttatttaaatgcaCGTGGCACCTCTTTGTGGAACCTGGTCTGGTCCTTGAATGAAGTATACTAAACCTGTGTTTCCACAATTTGTCGTGTTTCCTTGAATATGCAAGCCAAATCATAGCTGTATGTCCTCTGTTTGATATGGggttggaagaagaaaacaaagaagtcTTGTAAAAGCCCTACTGGCTCAATGATACCAGCTAAAAGCTTTGATTTCAATCCTTGCAGGAGAAGAAATCCTTAATTAAAAGTTATCTGATAAACACATGAAATGACTAAAGGcttctaaataaaaagaacaagaatttaAAAACAACTGGAAACTAAAAAGTATAGCTCTTTCATCCCAGTTGTTGGCTGATGGCATTTTCTTTTGTGGATTTAGTGTTTTTCTCCTATTAAGGGTAACATTCAAGAGAGGGGAATCGAATGATGTTTGTCACCCTCTACTAGGATCTGAGATTTGAATCTTTGATATCTCTGCAAGACGCCCTACCTGTAAATGGAATTTTGTGTCTAGTCTGGTCAAAATAAAACCTTTTGCTTGTGCTCAATGTTTTCACAGTTGGTCTGACTAGACCGTCATGTAAATTTGCAGATTGGACTCGAGAAAGGTTTGGAAATGCTTAATATTTTCAAGAGCTATTCTGCAAAAACATCTATGTTAGATGACTTCAACTTCTATGAAAATCGAGAGAAGCTTAATACCAAAAAGAGCAACAAACCTGCAACTTTGCGAATGGAAATATTTGAGAACAGTGATTTCCCTGTAAGTTCCTTGTCctcttttttagtttatttctctcttttaaaaaaaaaactttgaaccACTATATGTAAAATTCATACAGATATCTTTGGTTTACCCTAATTCTGTTATGAAACACCTGCGTGCaatcatattgtttttgaaCCGAGACTAAGACCATGACAACAAGATAGCATACTGGTTTTAATTCTCATGTCCATACCAGCTACGATTCTTGTTATCCATGTTCCTCCCACCCCAAATTCAGGCTAGGAAGTTGTATGCTTTATGTATCTACCGAGTGTAGAAATTTTGTAACATTGTTTCATACCTCTGCACAGAAACATACAGCAGCTGAGGAAAAGATATCTGAAGATGACTCAAGGACCAAGAAAACTACCAATCCCTCGACTCTGAtcaatttaactaaaaatctCTCACTCAATGGTCACA of the Populus nigra chromosome 7, ddPopNigr1.1, whole genome shotgun sequence genome contains:
- the LOC133699627 gene encoding YTH domain-containing protein ECT1-like isoform X2: MATETKLEKRLEPNPVVAKPVDNNVVSGKDGIQSDSTPTILSSGSGASDTKVNGSAASTTKKEDDQEPHAAFVPPTSSYNYQYPGYSGSFTQLDDHGYYQADGSHIGMQSDNGSMVYYWPSYPYASGTVVGVEGQSVAQQPYYSSSGYLQHPVSYGLETMPCYSWDSTYVGDVSNGNAGFENGKSGTGSTAFAKSSGFNSVKSNSNVGSKFSKPMYTQPARPMTKVSPLGSDFSAGLYKGYQPMGKFPPFTGQKQGPFPHSGPLNYRQNVRMWNGNYRNKPRDRFNRNGDFENQTELTRGPRASIKNAPLDDSVKNNAPLDSSVKDMLGFAMHKEQYNLPDFETEYSNAKFFVIKSYNEDDIHKSIKYDVWASTPNGNKKLDAAFHNAEEVSSETGTKCPIFLFFSVNGSGQFVGLAEMVGQVDFNKDMDFWQIDKWNGFFPVKWHVIKDIPNGQLRHIVLENNDGHSVTFSRDTQEIGLEKGLEMLNIFKSYSAKTSMLDDFNFYENREKLNTKKSNKPATLRMEIFENSDFPKHTAAEEKISEDDSRTKKTTNPSTLINLTKNLSLNGHNQKSNSVKKPIGNSASPVPAP
- the LOC133699627 gene encoding YTH domain-containing protein ECT1-like isoform X1, with translation MATETKLEKRLEPNPVVAKPVDNNVQVSGKDGIQSDSTPTILSSGSGASDTKVNGSAASTTKKEDDQEPHAAFVPPTSSYNYQYPGYSGSFTQLDDHGYYQADGSHIGMQSDNGSMVYYWPSYPYASGTVVGVEGQSVAQQPYYSSSGYLQHPVSYGLETMPCYSWDSTYVGDVSNGNAGFENGKSGTGSTAFAKSSGFNSVKSNSNVGSKFSKPMYTQPARPMTKVSPLGSDFSAGLYKGYQPMGKFPPFTGQKQGPFPHSGPLNYRQNVRMWNGNYRNKPRDRFNRNGDFENQTELTRGPRASIKNAPLDDSVKNNAPLDSSVKDMLGFAMHKEQYNLPDFETEYSNAKFFVIKSYNEDDIHKSIKYDVWASTPNGNKKLDAAFHNAEEVSSETGTKCPIFLFFSVNGSGQFVGLAEMVGQVDFNKDMDFWQIDKWNGFFPVKWHVIKDIPNGQLRHIVLENNDGHSVTFSRDTQEIGLEKGLEMLNIFKSYSAKTSMLDDFNFYENREKLNTKKSNKPATLRMEIFENSDFPKHTAAEEKISEDDSRTKKTTNPSTLINLTKNLSLNGHNQKSNSVKKPIGNSASPVPAP